A stretch of the Gavia stellata isolate bGavSte3 chromosome 11, bGavSte3.hap2, whole genome shotgun sequence genome encodes the following:
- the PAK2 gene encoding serine/threonine-protein kinase PAK 2 isoform X1 gives MSDNGELEDKPPAPPVRMSSTIFSSGGKDQLSANHSLKPLPSVPEERKPRNKIISIFSSTEKGSKKKEKERPEISPPSDFEHTIHVGFDAVTGEFTGMPEQWARLLQTSNITKLEQKKNPQAVLDVLKFYDSKDTAKQKYLSFSAPEKDGFPSGTPTTNAKGSEPSTAVADDDEDDEEAPPPVIAPRPDHTKSIYTRSVIDPIPAPASDTSVDSATKSGDKQKKKTKMSDEEIMEKLRTIVSIGDPKKKYTRYEKIGQGASGTVFTAIDVATGQEVAIKQINLQKQPKKELIINEILVMKELKNPNIVNFLDSYLVGDELFVVMEYLAGGSLTDVVTETCMDEAQIAAVCRECLQALEFLHANQVIHRDIKSDNVLLGMDGSVKLTDFGFCAQITPEQSKRSTMVGTPYWMAPEVVTRKAYGPKVDIWSLGIMAIEMVEGEPPYLNENPLRALYLIATNGTPELQNPEKLSPIFRDFLNRCLEMDVEKRGSAKELLQHPFLKLAKPLSSLTPLILAAKEAMKSNR, from the exons ATGTCTGACAACGGCGAACTGGAAGACAAgccaccagctcctcctgtcCGGATGAGCAGTACTATCTTCAGTTCAGGGGGCAAAGACCAGTTGTCTGCCAACCACAGCTTGAAACCCCTGCCCTCTGtaccagaagaaagaaaacctaggAATAAAATCATCTCCATATTCTCTAGCACTGAAAAAG GAagcaagaagaaggaaaaggaaaggccAGAAATCTCCCCACCGTCAGATTTTGAGCATACCATCCATGTTGGCTTTGATGCTGTTACTGGAGAGTTCACT GGAATGCCAGAGCAATGGGCTCGGTTGCTTCAGACCTCAAATATCACGAAGctagaacagaagaaaaaccccCAGGCGGTACTAGATGTGCTGAAATTCTACGACTCCAAAgacacagcaaaacagaaatatctgaGTTTTTCTGCTCCAG AAAAAGATGGTTTCCCTTCAGGAACACCAACG ACCAATGCCAAAGGTTCAGAACCATCGACAGCTGTGGCAGATGATGATGAGGATGATGAAGAAGCTCCTCCTCCTGTTATTGCTCCACGGCCAGATCACACAAAATCG ATTTATACACGGTCTGTAATTGACCCCATCCCCGCACCAGCTAGTGACACTTCTGTCGACAGTGCGACGAAATCAGGTgataagcagaaaaagaagaccAAAATGTCGGATGAAGAGATCATGGAAAAACTAC gcACTATTGTGAGCATAGGAGATCCCAAGAAAAAATACACCAGATATGAAAAAATTGGGCAGGG GGCTTCAGGTACAGTTTTCACAGCTATTGATGTGGCAACGGGGCAGGAG GTTGCTATTAAACAGATAAACCTGCAGAAACAGCCCAAGAAGGAGTTGATTATTAATGAGATCTTGGTAATGAAAGAGCTAAAGAACCCCAACATAGTCAACTTCCTGGACAG TTACCTTGTAGGAGATGAATTGTTTGTGGTGATGGAGTATCTAGCTGGAGGCTCACTAACAGATGTGGTCACAGAAACATGTATGGATGAAGCACAGattgctgctgtttgcagagag TGCTTGCAAGCGCTTGAGTTCCTACATGCCAACCAGGTCATCCACAGGGACATTAAGAGTGACAACGTGCTGTTAGGAATGGATGGATCAGTTAAACTAA CCGACTTTGGTTTCTGTGCTCAGATCACCCCAGAGCAGAGCAAGCGCAGCACTATGGTTGGAACTCCTTACTGGATGGCTCCTGAAGTGGTGACACGGAAAGCGTACGGCCCTAAAGTGGATATCTGGTCTCTGGGCATCATGGCTATTGAAATGGTGGAAGGAGAACCCCCATACCTCAACGAAAACCCCCTGAGG GCTTTATATTTGATAGCAACAAATGGCACACCGGAGCTGCAGAACCCTGAGAAACTGTCCCCAATATTCCGGGATTTCTTGAACCGATGTTTGGAGATGGATGTGGAGAAAAGAGGATCAGCCAAAGAATTGCTACAG CATCCCTTCTTGAAACTGGCCAAACCTCTGTCTAGCTTGACGCCACTGATCTTGGCAGCCAAAGAAGCAATGAAGAGTAACCGCTAA
- the PAK2 gene encoding serine/threonine-protein kinase PAK 2 isoform X3 → MSDNGELEDKPPAPPVRMSSTIFSSGGKDQLSANHSLKPLPSVPEERKPRNKIISIFSSTEKGSKKKEKERPEISPPSDFEHTIHVGFDAVTGEFTGMPEQWARLLQTSNITKLEQKKNPQAVLDVLKFYDSKDTAKQKYLSFSAPGEIQVCSSETTNAKGSEPSTAVADDDEDDEEAPPPVIAPRPDHTKSIYTRSVIDPIPAPASDTSVDSATKSGDKQKKKTKMSDEEIMEKLRTIVSIGDPKKKYTRYEKIGQGASGTVFTAIDVATGQEVAIKQINLQKQPKKELIINEILVMKELKNPNIVNFLDSYLVGDELFVVMEYLAGGSLTDVVTETCMDEAQIAAVCRECLQALEFLHANQVIHRDIKSDNVLLGMDGSVKLTDFGFCAQITPEQSKRSTMVGTPYWMAPEVVTRKAYGPKVDIWSLGIMAIEMVEGEPPYLNENPLRALYLIATNGTPELQNPEKLSPIFRDFLNRCLEMDVEKRGSAKELLQHPFLKLAKPLSSLTPLILAAKEAMKSNR, encoded by the exons ATGTCTGACAACGGCGAACTGGAAGACAAgccaccagctcctcctgtcCGGATGAGCAGTACTATCTTCAGTTCAGGGGGCAAAGACCAGTTGTCTGCCAACCACAGCTTGAAACCCCTGCCCTCTGtaccagaagaaagaaaacctaggAATAAAATCATCTCCATATTCTCTAGCACTGAAAAAG GAagcaagaagaaggaaaaggaaaggccAGAAATCTCCCCACCGTCAGATTTTGAGCATACCATCCATGTTGGCTTTGATGCTGTTACTGGAGAGTTCACT GGAATGCCAGAGCAATGGGCTCGGTTGCTTCAGACCTCAAATATCACGAAGctagaacagaagaaaaaccccCAGGCGGTACTAGATGTGCTGAAATTCTACGACTCCAAAgacacagcaaaacagaaatatctgaGTTTTTCTGCTCCAGGTGAGATCCAAGT CTGCAGCTCTGAGACT ACCAATGCCAAAGGTTCAGAACCATCGACAGCTGTGGCAGATGATGATGAGGATGATGAAGAAGCTCCTCCTCCTGTTATTGCTCCACGGCCAGATCACACAAAATCG ATTTATACACGGTCTGTAATTGACCCCATCCCCGCACCAGCTAGTGACACTTCTGTCGACAGTGCGACGAAATCAGGTgataagcagaaaaagaagaccAAAATGTCGGATGAAGAGATCATGGAAAAACTAC gcACTATTGTGAGCATAGGAGATCCCAAGAAAAAATACACCAGATATGAAAAAATTGGGCAGGG GGCTTCAGGTACAGTTTTCACAGCTATTGATGTGGCAACGGGGCAGGAG GTTGCTATTAAACAGATAAACCTGCAGAAACAGCCCAAGAAGGAGTTGATTATTAATGAGATCTTGGTAATGAAAGAGCTAAAGAACCCCAACATAGTCAACTTCCTGGACAG TTACCTTGTAGGAGATGAATTGTTTGTGGTGATGGAGTATCTAGCTGGAGGCTCACTAACAGATGTGGTCACAGAAACATGTATGGATGAAGCACAGattgctgctgtttgcagagag TGCTTGCAAGCGCTTGAGTTCCTACATGCCAACCAGGTCATCCACAGGGACATTAAGAGTGACAACGTGCTGTTAGGAATGGATGGATCAGTTAAACTAA CCGACTTTGGTTTCTGTGCTCAGATCACCCCAGAGCAGAGCAAGCGCAGCACTATGGTTGGAACTCCTTACTGGATGGCTCCTGAAGTGGTGACACGGAAAGCGTACGGCCCTAAAGTGGATATCTGGTCTCTGGGCATCATGGCTATTGAAATGGTGGAAGGAGAACCCCCATACCTCAACGAAAACCCCCTGAGG GCTTTATATTTGATAGCAACAAATGGCACACCGGAGCTGCAGAACCCTGAGAAACTGTCCCCAATATTCCGGGATTTCTTGAACCGATGTTTGGAGATGGATGTGGAGAAAAGAGGATCAGCCAAAGAATTGCTACAG CATCCCTTCTTGAAACTGGCCAAACCTCTGTCTAGCTTGACGCCACTGATCTTGGCAGCCAAAGAAGCAATGAAGAGTAACCGCTAA
- the PAK2 gene encoding serine/threonine-protein kinase PAK 2 isoform X2: MSDNGELEDKPPAPPVRMSSTIFSSGGKDQLSANHSLKPLPSVPEERKPRNKIISIFSSTEKGSKKKEKERPEISPPSDFEHTIHVGFDAVTGEFTVSIPALELLRKQPRGMPEQWARLLQTSNITKLEQKKNPQAVLDVLKFYDSKDTAKQKYLSFSAPGEIQVCARHIEEELDLAPPVSVADDDEDDEEAPPPVIAPRPDHTKSIYTRSVIDPIPAPASDTSVDSATKSGDKQKKKTKMSDEEIMEKLRTIVSIGDPKKKYTRYEKIGQGASGTVFTAIDVATGQEVAIKQINLQKQPKKELIINEILVMKELKNPNIVNFLDSYLVGDELFVVMEYLAGGSLTDVVTETCMDEAQIAAVCRECLQALEFLHANQVIHRDIKSDNVLLGMDGSVKLTDFGFCAQITPEQSKRSTMVGTPYWMAPEVVTRKAYGPKVDIWSLGIMAIEMVEGEPPYLNENPLRALYLIATNGTPELQNPEKLSPIFRDFLNRCLEMDVEKRGSAKELLQHPFLKLAKPLSSLTPLILAAKEAMKSNR; this comes from the exons ATGTCTGACAACGGCGAACTGGAAGACAAgccaccagctcctcctgtcCGGATGAGCAGTACTATCTTCAGTTCAGGGGGCAAAGACCAGTTGTCTGCCAACCACAGCTTGAAACCCCTGCCCTCTGtaccagaagaaagaaaacctaggAATAAAATCATCTCCATATTCTCTAGCACTGAAAAAG GAagcaagaagaaggaaaaggaaaggccAGAAATCTCCCCACCGTCAGATTTTGAGCATACCATCCATGTTGGCTTTGATGCTGTTACTGGAGAGTTCACTGTAAGTATACCTGCCTTGGAGTTGCTCAGAAAACAGCCTCGG GGAATGCCAGAGCAATGGGCTCGGTTGCTTCAGACCTCAAATATCACGAAGctagaacagaagaaaaaccccCAGGCGGTACTAGATGTGCTGAAATTCTACGACTCCAAAgacacagcaaaacagaaatatctgaGTTTTTCTGCTCCAGGTGAGATCCAAGTGTGTGCAAGACATATTGAAGAGGAGCTGG ACCTTGCCCCTCCTGTCT CTGTGGCAGATGATGATGAGGATGATGAAGAAGCTCCTCCTCCTGTTATTGCTCCACGGCCAGATCACACAAAATCG ATTTATACACGGTCTGTAATTGACCCCATCCCCGCACCAGCTAGTGACACTTCTGTCGACAGTGCGACGAAATCAGGTgataagcagaaaaagaagaccAAAATGTCGGATGAAGAGATCATGGAAAAACTAC gcACTATTGTGAGCATAGGAGATCCCAAGAAAAAATACACCAGATATGAAAAAATTGGGCAGGG GGCTTCAGGTACAGTTTTCACAGCTATTGATGTGGCAACGGGGCAGGAG GTTGCTATTAAACAGATAAACCTGCAGAAACAGCCCAAGAAGGAGTTGATTATTAATGAGATCTTGGTAATGAAAGAGCTAAAGAACCCCAACATAGTCAACTTCCTGGACAG TTACCTTGTAGGAGATGAATTGTTTGTGGTGATGGAGTATCTAGCTGGAGGCTCACTAACAGATGTGGTCACAGAAACATGTATGGATGAAGCACAGattgctgctgtttgcagagag TGCTTGCAAGCGCTTGAGTTCCTACATGCCAACCAGGTCATCCACAGGGACATTAAGAGTGACAACGTGCTGTTAGGAATGGATGGATCAGTTAAACTAA CCGACTTTGGTTTCTGTGCTCAGATCACCCCAGAGCAGAGCAAGCGCAGCACTATGGTTGGAACTCCTTACTGGATGGCTCCTGAAGTGGTGACACGGAAAGCGTACGGCCCTAAAGTGGATATCTGGTCTCTGGGCATCATGGCTATTGAAATGGTGGAAGGAGAACCCCCATACCTCAACGAAAACCCCCTGAGG GCTTTATATTTGATAGCAACAAATGGCACACCGGAGCTGCAGAACCCTGAGAAACTGTCCCCAATATTCCGGGATTTCTTGAACCGATGTTTGGAGATGGATGTGGAGAAAAGAGGATCAGCCAAAGAATTGCTACAG CATCCCTTCTTGAAACTGGCCAAACCTCTGTCTAGCTTGACGCCACTGATCTTGGCAGCCAAAGAAGCAATGAAGAGTAACCGCTAA